A stretch of the Pseudalkalibacillus hwajinpoensis genome encodes the following:
- a CDS encoding sugar-binding transcriptional regulator: MEKDKLTKVVEAARLYYQLDYSQQEIAKRLEVSRPTVSRLLKQAKREGIVEIKIHDPSQDVHLLATDLAEAYGLLDARVAIVPEFEDQIVKKHIGKIAADYLNATIQDNDLIGVSWGTTLNEIGKNLRHQLLKNVSVVQLNGGISYSETNTYAYEVIQMIGRAFHATSHFLPVPAIVDHLLVKQTMEEDRHIRRVLDMGRNANIALYSVGIPTNDSVIVQADYVSEQELEAIHSKSVGEICSRFFDEKGMLIHEELNERTIGIDLEDLSRKEKSILAAGGPKKVEAIYGALQGGYANVLVTDHYTARALLEKKQGR; this comes from the coding sequence ATGGAAAAGGATAAACTTACAAAGGTAGTAGAGGCCGCACGCTTATACTACCAATTAGACTATAGTCAACAGGAAATCGCTAAGAGACTTGAGGTTTCAAGGCCAACTGTTTCCCGTTTATTAAAGCAAGCGAAAAGAGAAGGAATTGTTGAAATCAAGATTCATGATCCTTCACAGGATGTGCATTTGCTTGCTACCGATCTTGCAGAAGCTTATGGACTTTTAGATGCCAGAGTCGCAATTGTTCCAGAATTTGAAGATCAAATTGTAAAAAAACATATCGGTAAAATTGCAGCTGATTATTTAAATGCAACCATTCAAGATAATGATTTAATAGGAGTTTCCTGGGGAACAACTCTGAATGAAATCGGTAAGAATCTTCGTCATCAATTACTTAAAAACGTTTCAGTTGTACAATTAAACGGAGGAATTAGTTATTCCGAAACTAACACATACGCTTACGAAGTCATTCAAATGATTGGTCGTGCCTTTCATGCTACAAGTCACTTCTTGCCTGTTCCGGCTATTGTAGATCACCTTCTTGTAAAGCAAACAATGGAAGAGGATAGGCACATTCGGCGTGTGCTTGATATGGGCCGAAATGCGAATATCGCTCTTTATAGTGTTGGAATTCCAACAAATGACTCTGTGATTGTTCAAGCTGATTATGTGTCAGAACAAGAGCTTGAAGCGATTCATTCAAAATCTGTAGGAGAAATTTGTTCACGCTTCTTTGATGAAAAGGGAATGCTTATTCATGAGGAGTTAAATGAACGAACAATCGGAATTGATCTTGAAGATCTTTCGAGGAAAGAGAAATCAATATTAGCTGCAGGCGGTCCGAAGAAAGTTGAAGCGATTTACGGGGCGTTGCAAGGTGGCTACGCAAATGTTTTGGTAACGGATCATTATACGGCTCGTGCTTTATTAGAGAAAAAACAGGGGAGGTAA